A DNA window from Bacteroides cellulosilyticus contains the following coding sequences:
- a CDS encoding recombinase family protein, whose amino-acid sequence MAKVGYIFKENNDSFDAEREWMQRYGCVQIVEETVEHETLRPMWKQLMANLQRGDEIVISKFSNAARGLRELAAFIELCRIKIVRVISIHDRVDTRGELFPGTTAADVLWIIGAFPEEIAALRKYSAHVEKLRQNIKAPAVPKVLPKAERDKTIVDMYINGHSFDDIWAASGFSSKSSIWRILNKYGVKLDRGQTSGPRVKQNPKEDGTNEGNS is encoded by the coding sequence ATGGCAAAAGTTGGCTATATATTCAAGGAAAATAATGACAGTTTTGATGCTGAGAGAGAATGGATGCAGCGATATGGTTGTGTACAAATCGTAGAGGAAACAGTTGAACATGAAACATTGAGACCTATGTGGAAACAGCTTATGGCGAATCTTCAAAGGGGCGATGAAATAGTCATATCCAAATTCAGCAATGCTGCACGCGGTTTAAGAGAACTGGCCGCGTTCATCGAACTATGCCGTATCAAAATTGTACGTGTCATATCCATTCATGACAGAGTTGATACTCGCGGTGAATTATTCCCCGGTACGACAGCAGCCGATGTGTTGTGGATAATAGGGGCATTTCCGGAAGAAATTGCCGCACTACGAAAATATTCCGCTCATGTCGAGAAGTTACGCCAGAATATCAAAGCCCCGGCTGTGCCGAAGGTATTACCTAAAGCTGAACGAGATAAGACAATCGTGGATATGTATATCAACGGGCATTCTTTCGATGACATTTGGGCTGCAAGCGGTTTTAGCAGCAAAAGTTCTATTTGGCGCATACTCAATAAATATGGCGTAAAACTTGATCGTGGCCAAACCAGCGGTCCGCGTGTCAAACAGAACCCGAAAGAGGACGGAACAAATGAAGGTAACTCCTGA